One region of Haloprofundus salilacus genomic DNA includes:
- the asd gene encoding aspartate-semialdehyde dehydrogenase has protein sequence MSVRVGILGATGAVGQRFIQLLDGHPSFELTAVTASDESAGKSYRDAAKWRVDTPIPDDIAEMEVRRTAVDDVPDDLDLVFSSLPSSAAADVEPEFAEAGFIVSSNSSNDRMAPDVPLTIPEVNADHLGLIEVQRDERGWDGALIKNPNCSTITMTPTLAALDAFGLERVHVSTLQAVSGAGYSGVTSMEIIDNAIPHIGGEEEKMETESRKLLGSFDGAELSLHDADVSASCNRIPTLDGHLENVFAELEDDPSVADVADAMRDFPGIDLPSAPDPLIRVFEDPTRPQPRLDRMHGDGMAISAGGIEETSTGIKYNCLAHNTIRGAAGASVLNGELLVEEGWV, from the coding sequence ATGTCAGTACGAGTCGGCATCCTCGGCGCCACCGGCGCAGTCGGACAGCGATTCATCCAACTTCTCGACGGGCACCCGAGCTTCGAACTCACGGCGGTGACCGCCAGCGACGAGAGCGCGGGCAAGAGCTACCGAGACGCCGCCAAGTGGCGCGTCGACACGCCCATTCCGGACGACATCGCCGAGATGGAAGTTCGACGCACCGCCGTCGACGACGTGCCCGACGATTTAGATCTCGTCTTCTCCTCGCTCCCCTCCTCGGCGGCCGCCGACGTCGAACCCGAGTTCGCCGAGGCCGGCTTCATCGTCTCCTCGAACTCCTCGAACGACCGGATGGCCCCCGACGTTCCCCTCACGATCCCGGAGGTCAACGCCGACCACCTCGGTCTCATCGAGGTCCAGCGCGACGAGCGCGGCTGGGACGGCGCGCTCATCAAGAACCCGAACTGCTCGACCATCACGATGACGCCGACGCTTGCGGCGCTCGACGCGTTCGGGCTCGAACGCGTCCACGTCTCCACCTTGCAGGCCGTCTCCGGCGCAGGCTACTCCGGCGTCACCTCGATGGAGATCATCGACAACGCCATCCCGCACATCGGCGGCGAGGAGGAGAAGATGGAGACCGAGTCGCGCAAGCTGCTCGGCTCGTTCGACGGCGCGGAGCTGTCGCTGCACGACGCCGACGTTTCGGCCTCCTGTAACCGGATTCCCACGCTCGACGGTCACCTCGAGAACGTCTTCGCCGAACTCGAAGACGACCCGTCGGTCGCAGACGTTGCCGACGCGATGCGCGATTTCCCCGGCATCGACCTGCCGAGCGCGCCGGACCCGCTCATCCGCGTCTTCGAGGACCCGACGCGACCGCAGCCGCGTCTCGACCGGATGCACGGTGACGGGATGGCTATCTCCGCGGGCGGCATTGAGGAGACGAGCACGGGTATCAAGTACAACTGCCTCGCGCACAACACGATTCGCGGCGCGGCAGGCGCGAGCGTACTCAACGGCGAGTTGTTGGTCGAAGAGGGTTGGGTCTAA
- a CDS encoding pro-sigmaK processing inhibitor BofA family protein has product MVSLRALLVNAIVGLVILFVANVIGLSVQISILTLLICAVLGVPGAILVILLALFDVAFAATVLPLLLA; this is encoded by the coding sequence ATGGTATCTCTAAGAGCGCTCCTGGTCAATGCGATTGTCGGCCTCGTGATCCTGTTCGTGGCGAACGTCATCGGGCTGAGCGTCCAGATATCGATTCTCACACTACTGATCTGTGCGGTCCTCGGCGTCCCCGGGGCGATACTCGTGATACTACTCGCACTGTTCGACGTTGCCTTCGCGGCGACAGTACTCCCGCTGCTCCTCGCGTAG
- a CDS encoding cold-shock protein, translating into MAKGEVDFFNDTGGYGFISTDDADDDVFFHMEDVGGPDLEEGQEVEFDIEQAPKGPRATNLTRL; encoded by the coding sequence ATGGCGAAAGGCGAAGTCGATTTCTTCAACGACACTGGCGGCTACGGTTTCATCTCGACGGACGATGCGGACGACGACGTGTTCTTCCACATGGAAGACGTTGGCGGCCCGGACCTCGAAGAGGGACAGGAAGTGGAGTTCGACATCGAGCAGGCCCCCAAAGGCCCGCGCGCGACGAACCTCACCCGTCTGTAA
- a CDS encoding Rieske (2Fe-2S) protein encodes MDDAIRVTVETDDGDETVRIHDTEGAVEVGDAMFRFSVDDERADDGERPYTDGNVSADRDNSGTETDSREQGPSAATPESATDPRRLVAVDDVPTRGTIRFEAIDGQRGTEGILERSGDGVYAWRNSCPHKPHVRLDPGFGARTTDDHIVCHEHGARFVRGDGFCTRGPCRGQSLDLIEVECRDGDVYLTDERFDSGRRL; translated from the coding sequence ATGGACGACGCCATCCGAGTGACCGTCGAAACTGACGACGGAGACGAGACCGTGCGAATCCACGACACCGAAGGAGCGGTCGAAGTCGGCGACGCGATGTTTCGGTTCAGCGTCGACGACGAGCGCGCTGACGACGGTGAGCGGCCCTACACCGATGGGAACGTCTCGGCCGACCGTGACAACAGCGGCACCGAAACCGACAGCAGGGAGCAGGGCCCGTCAGCCGCAACTCCCGAGTCGGCGACGGACCCGCGCCGACTCGTCGCTGTCGACGACGTGCCCACGAGAGGGACGATTCGATTCGAGGCCATCGACGGCCAGCGCGGAACCGAGGGAATACTCGAACGCAGTGGCGACGGGGTGTACGCGTGGCGCAACTCCTGTCCGCACAAACCCCACGTTCGATTGGACCCCGGATTCGGCGCGCGGACGACCGACGATCACATCGTCTGTCACGAACACGGGGCACGGTTCGTCCGCGGCGACGGGTTCTGTACCCGAGGGCCGTGTCGCGGGCAGTCGCTCGACCTCATCGAAGTCGAGTGCAGAGACGGCGACGTGTATCTGACCGACGAGCGATTCGACTCGGGGCGGCGGTTGTGA
- a CDS encoding Gfo/Idh/MocA family protein, whose amino-acid sequence MPTEPVYDVGIVGCGVIGNRLAESFAAHDRTNVWGACDLVDSKVATFADEYDCAAFTDFRELIENDAVDLVYVGVPPVAHLDVTSFALEREKHVICEKPIAENADEGEKMVELAASSGRTTAINLPFRYTPGFVEMRERIRDGEIGRPKRINLDFRFPQWPREWQDVEWLRSREQGGPLREVGTHFLFGVQEIFGSVDRLSAEVTYTGPDAYEESIVGYFEVDDIHGTLDLLCDHRQPEENSITVVGSESALTLSEWHKLVERSGDSGGGEERETTLNETREQTTLTLVDEFVTALDGGDGDLVSFEEANRVQRVVDAVFASNGAQLTLDSA is encoded by the coding sequence ATGCCAACCGAACCCGTCTACGACGTGGGAATCGTCGGCTGTGGGGTCATCGGCAATCGGCTCGCCGAGTCGTTCGCCGCCCACGACCGAACGAACGTCTGGGGGGCTTGCGACCTCGTCGACTCCAAAGTAGCGACGTTCGCCGACGAGTACGACTGCGCCGCGTTCACCGACTTTCGAGAACTTATCGAGAACGACGCCGTCGACCTCGTCTACGTAGGCGTGCCGCCCGTCGCACACCTCGACGTCACGAGTTTCGCGCTCGAACGGGAAAAGCACGTCATCTGCGAGAAACCCATCGCCGAGAACGCCGACGAGGGCGAGAAGATGGTCGAACTCGCGGCGTCGTCGGGGCGGACGACGGCCATCAACCTCCCGTTCCGCTACACGCCGGGGTTCGTCGAGATGCGCGAGCGCATCCGCGACGGCGAAATCGGTCGACCGAAGCGAATCAATCTCGATTTCAGATTCCCGCAGTGGCCCCGCGAGTGGCAGGACGTGGAGTGGCTCAGGAGTCGTGAGCAGGGCGGTCCGCTCCGCGAGGTGGGAACGCACTTCCTCTTCGGCGTGCAGGAGATCTTCGGTTCCGTCGACCGACTCAGCGCCGAGGTGACGTACACCGGACCCGACGCGTACGAGGAGTCCATAGTCGGCTACTTCGAAGTCGACGACATCCACGGCACGCTTGATCTGCTCTGCGACCACCGCCAGCCCGAAGAGAACTCGATTACGGTCGTCGGGTCGGAGTCGGCGCTCACGCTGTCGGAGTGGCACAAACTCGTCGAGCGCAGCGGCGATTCGGGCGGCGGCGAGGAGCGCGAGACGACGCTCAACGAAACGCGCGAACAGACGACGCTGACGCTCGTCGACGAGTTCGTCACTGCCCTCGACGGCGGCGACGGTGACCTGGTCTCGTTCGAGGAAGCGAACCGCGTCCAGCGCGTAGTCGACGCAGTGTTCGCCTCCAACGGCGCGCAGTTGACGCTCGACTCGGCGTAA
- the hisD gene encoding histidinol dehydrogenase, translating to MEVKRIADLGPDERDALFERDAGVDAVRNDVRDIVGRVRKEGDVALREFSREFDGVEVGNIDVTDLAERAYDDIDEEMRDAIETAAENVREFHERQVPVDWRDDFSGRELGRRFRPLERVGVYVPGGAAAYPSSALMGVIPAKVAGVEHVAVATPPADEINPVTLAAIHAAGADVVYAAGGAQAISALAYGTETVNAVQKVVGPGNKWVTAAKAEVRGDVEIDFLAGPSEILVVADETASPEFVAADLLAQAEHDPEASVVAVTADEATADAVAEAVEAGVDDRERSEVIRDALDNDASGVFLARSMPEAVLFAEEYAAEHLSIQARDEEELLDRITNAGSVFLGPYTPVAAGDYASGTNHVLPTNGGAKLYGGLSVDTFVRSTTVQRLEKDGLDALWGTITTLTEAEGLEAHAESVRVRLEGADEIDGGNDDGIVGENVE from the coding sequence ATGGAAGTCAAGCGAATTGCGGACCTCGGTCCCGACGAACGCGACGCGCTGTTCGAGCGCGACGCGGGCGTCGACGCCGTCCGCAACGACGTACGCGACATCGTCGGTCGCGTACGCAAGGAGGGTGACGTGGCGCTCCGGGAGTTCTCCCGCGAGTTCGACGGTGTCGAAGTCGGTAACATCGACGTGACCGACCTCGCCGAACGAGCGTACGACGATATCGACGAGGAGATGCGCGACGCCATCGAGACGGCGGCCGAAAATGTCCGCGAGTTCCACGAGCGGCAGGTGCCAGTCGACTGGCGCGACGACTTTTCGGGGCGCGAACTCGGCCGTCGGTTCCGGCCGCTCGAACGCGTCGGCGTCTACGTCCCCGGCGGCGCGGCCGCCTACCCGTCGAGCGCGCTGATGGGCGTTATTCCTGCAAAGGTCGCCGGTGTCGAACACGTCGCCGTCGCGACGCCGCCCGCCGACGAAATCAACCCGGTGACGCTCGCGGCGATTCACGCCGCCGGAGCGGACGTCGTGTACGCCGCGGGCGGAGCGCAGGCGATTTCGGCGCTCGCGTACGGCACCGAGACAGTCAACGCGGTGCAGAAAGTCGTCGGTCCGGGGAACAAGTGGGTGACGGCCGCGAAAGCCGAAGTCCGCGGAGACGTCGAAATCGACTTCCTCGCCGGACCGAGCGAGATACTCGTCGTCGCCGACGAGACGGCGTCTCCCGAGTTCGTCGCCGCCGACCTACTGGCACAGGCCGAACACGACCCCGAGGCCTCGGTCGTCGCTGTCACCGCCGACGAGGCAACGGCCGACGCCGTCGCCGAAGCGGTCGAAGCGGGTGTCGACGACCGCGAGCGCAGCGAGGTGATTCGAGACGCGTTGGACAACGACGCCAGCGGCGTCTTCCTCGCGCGGTCGATGCCCGAGGCCGTCCTCTTCGCAGAGGAGTACGCCGCCGAACACCTCTCGATTCAGGCGCGCGACGAGGAGGAACTACTGGACCGCATCACCAACGCCGGGAGCGTCTTCCTCGGTCCGTACACGCCCGTCGCCGCGGGCGACTACGCCTCCGGGACGAACCACGTCCTGCCGACGAACGGCGGCGCGAAACTCTACGGCGGCCTCTCGGTCGACACGTTCGTCCGCTCGACGACGGTTCAGCGACTGGAGAAGGACGGTCTGGATGCACTCTGGGGGACGATTACGACGCTCACGGAGGCCGAAGGGCTGGAGGCGCACGCCGAGAGCGTCCGCGTCCGACTCGAAGGTGCGGACGAGATCGACGGCGGAAACGACGACGGGATCGTCGGGGAAAACGTCGAGTAG
- a CDS encoding HesB/IscA family protein, with product MSIESVDGDAETPVKVTESAASEALSLLESEGLDTDVAGLRLFVQQGGCAGLSYGMRFDDEPESDDAVTEHHGLRIFVDPASRRYIGGSVLDYEGGLQAAGFHVENPNVVSECGCGESFRT from the coding sequence ATGAGTATCGAATCCGTCGACGGCGACGCCGAGACGCCGGTGAAGGTGACAGAGAGCGCGGCGTCGGAGGCGCTGTCGCTCCTCGAGAGCGAAGGGCTGGACACCGATGTCGCGGGGCTTCGCCTGTTCGTCCAACAGGGCGGCTGCGCGGGGCTCTCCTACGGGATGCGCTTCGATGACGAACCCGAGTCCGACGACGCGGTGACCGAACACCACGGTCTCCGGATCTTCGTCGACCCGGCGAGTCGCCGCTACATCGGCGGGAGCGTCCTCGACTACGAGGGCGGCCTGCAGGCGGCGGGCTTTCATGTAGAGAACCCGAACGTCGTCTCCGAGTGCGGGTGCGGCGAAAGCTTCCGCACGTAG
- a CDS encoding DUF5816 domain-containing protein has protein sequence MELEVATTPADDTVYVDRSERTRGAKAPFFTAYVTESRDVRWGYLCGNCETFDNAMDTMGRIECNACGNIKKPDEWDAAHE, from the coding sequence ATGGAGCTCGAAGTCGCCACGACGCCCGCAGACGATACCGTCTACGTCGACCGCAGCGAGCGGACGCGCGGGGCGAAAGCGCCGTTTTTCACCGCCTACGTCACCGAATCGCGCGATGTTCGCTGGGGCTATCTCTGCGGCAACTGCGAGACGTTCGACAACGCGATGGACACGATGGGACGCATCGAGTGCAACGCCTGCGGCAACATCAAGAAACCCGACGAGTGGGACGCCGCCCACGAGTGA
- a CDS encoding DUF7116 family protein gives MAPVTMPPVEEAKTIFTRLGYTVSGEGTDLRAERKWRTVQVTAVADDNTMGRALADGGRDDGPPFRCFVTWDEHADSLCRRLEHTARTYEWAVISVGDSDADADDYRVIREDVPAVA, from the coding sequence ATGGCCCCTGTTACCATGCCACCAGTCGAGGAGGCTAAAACGATTTTCACCCGCCTCGGCTACACCGTATCCGGAGAGGGGACGGACCTACGGGCCGAACGAAAGTGGCGTACCGTACAAGTGACGGCTGTCGCAGACGACAACACGATGGGTCGCGCGCTCGCCGACGGCGGGCGCGACGACGGCCCGCCGTTCCGCTGCTTCGTTACCTGGGACGAACATGCCGACTCGCTCTGTCGACGACTCGAGCACACCGCTCGAACGTACGAGTGGGCGGTCATCAGCGTCGGTGACAGCGACGCCGACGCTGACGACTATCGGGTCATCCGCGAAGACGTCCCGGCCGTCGCCTGA
- a CDS encoding mechanosensitive ion channel domain-containing protein, whose protein sequence is MYSPVLQTGVVEDAIEAFLTQLVDAIPVLLVGALFLVLAAVVVKVVLYVVKTVLRRAFPGESPVYRQFIATIVSVFLWFAVALSFLSVVGLEGIAASLGTAAGFVALGVSYATSGMIADAVAGVYLLRDPDFNPGDRVVAGDTTGEVVSIELRKTRLRVEDDTVVRGNAEIEKKWTKLDDYA, encoded by the coding sequence GTGTACTCACCCGTCTTACAGACCGGTGTCGTCGAGGACGCCATCGAGGCGTTTCTCACTCAGTTGGTCGACGCGATTCCGGTGCTCCTCGTCGGAGCGCTGTTTCTGGTGCTAGCCGCCGTCGTCGTCAAAGTTGTGCTCTACGTCGTGAAAACGGTTCTGCGTCGAGCGTTCCCGGGCGAGTCGCCCGTCTATCGCCAGTTCATTGCAACCATCGTCTCGGTGTTTCTCTGGTTCGCCGTCGCGCTGTCGTTTCTTTCGGTCGTCGGTCTCGAAGGGATCGCGGCGTCGCTCGGCACCGCCGCGGGGTTCGTCGCGCTCGGCGTCTCCTACGCCACCTCGGGGATGATAGCCGACGCCGTCGCCGGCGTTTATCTGCTCCGTGACCCCGACTTCAACCCCGGCGACCGGGTCGTCGCCGGCGACACGACGGGCGAGGTAGTGAGCATCGAACTCCGGAAGACCCGTCTGCGCGTCGAAGACGACACCGTCGTCCGCGGCAACGCCGAGATCGAGAAGAAGTGGACGAAACTCGACGACTACGCCTGA